One window of the Epinephelus moara isolate mb chromosome 24, YSFRI_EMoa_1.0, whole genome shotgun sequence genome contains the following:
- the tymp gene encoding thymidine phosphorylase, with the protein MSSIPDLIKKKRDGGEFTDEDIVTFIRSVTNKTIQDCQTGAMLMAIWQKGMTDKEIETLTREMMLSGEVMSWPKEWAGLMVDKHSTGGVGDKVSLVLAPALAACGCKVPMISGRGLAHTGGTLDKLESIPGFNIHQSSAQILKILESVGCCIVGQTEILVPADRVLYTLRDATSTVDSLPLITGSIISKKGAESLKALVLDVKFGRAALYKDLASAKELAQLMVSAGNGLGIQTAAALTCMDGTIGRCVGNSVEVIESLETLKGRGPDDLMELVTALGGLLLKMTGLASDLPEGKRQISEAVIGGAALSKFQAMMEAQGVASETARSLCSAHTDYYSVLRKSKHQIELKTPTEGVVVDVDGMTLAQVLHKLGAGRSNAGEPINHSVGAELLVSLEQKVEKGVPWLRLHYEDPSPTPDQMSRLQSALTLGAQGHKVKQSLVREILLPQ; encoded by the exons ATGTCGTCCATCCCAGATCTGATCAAGAAGAAGAGAGACGGAGGAGAGTTCACTGACGAAGACATCGTAACCTTCATCCGCAGTGTTACAAACAAAACTATACAGGATTGTCAGACAG GCGCCATGCTGATGGCGATCTGGCAGAAGGGAATGACCGACAAGGAGATCGAGACCCTGACCAGAGAGATGATGCTGTCAGGGGAAGTGATGTCATGGCCGAAGGAGTGGGCGGGGCTGATGGTTGACAAACACTCAACAGGAGGAGTGGGGGATAAAGTCAGTCTGGTGTTAGCGCCTGCGCTAGCTGCCTGCGGCTGTAAG gtgCCGATGATCAGTGGGCGGGGCTTGGCTCACACAGGAGGAACTCTGGATAAACTGGAATCAATTCCAGGATTCAACATCCACCAGTCATCAGCTCAG ATCCTGAAGATCCTGGAATCAGTGGGCTGTTGCATTGTGGGTCAGACGGAGATATTGGTTCCTGCAGATCGGGTCCTGTACACCCTGCGGGACGCCACCAGCACCGTGGACAGCCTACCACTAATTACTG gcTCCATCATCTCAAAGAAAGGAGCCGAGAGTCTGAAAGCTCTGGTGCTGGATGTGAAGTTTGGACGAGCTGCTCTGTATAAAGACTTGGCCAGTGCTAAAGAACTCGCACAGTTAATG GTGAGCGCAGGAAACGGTCTGGGCATACAGACGGCGGCGGCCCTCACCTGTATGGACGGTACGATTGGTCGATGTGTGGGAAACAGTGTGGAGGTGATCGAGTCTCTGGAGACACTAAAGGGGAGAGGACCTGACGACCTGATGGAGCTCGTCACTGCTCTGG GCGGCCTGTTGCTGAAGATGACCGGTTTGGCCTCTGACCTCCCAGAGGGCAAACGGCAGATTTctgaggctgtgattggtggcGCTGCTCTGTCTAAGTTCCAGGCCATGATGGAGGCTCAGGGCGTGGCCAGTGAGACGGCTCGGTCACTGTGCTCCGCCCACACTGATTACTACAGTGTCCTGAGGAAGTCGAAGCATCAGATTGAACTGAAGACACCCACAGagg GTGTCGTGGTCGATGTCGACGGTATGACGTTGGCTCAGGTGCTTCATAAGTTGGGGGCGGGCCGATCAAACGCCGGAGAACCTATCAATCACAGCGTGGGGGCGGAGCTACTGGTGTCACTGGAGCAGAAGGTCGAGAAAG GCGTCCCCTGGCTGCGGCTCCATTATGAGGATCCATCCCCGACCCCAGACCAGATGAGTCGCCTGCAGAGCGCTCTGACTCTGGGAGCTCAGGGACACAAAGTCAAACAGAGCTTAGTCAGAGAAATACTGCTGCCTCAGTAA